One segment of Tenrec ecaudatus isolate mTenEca1 chromosome 1, mTenEca1.hap1, whole genome shotgun sequence DNA contains the following:
- the VAMP3 gene encoding vesicle-associated membrane protein 3 → MSTGGSTGAPAGSSAASGSNRRLQQTQNQVDEVVDIMRVNVDKVLERDQKLSELDDRVDALQAGASQFETSAAKLKRKYWWKNCKMWAIGISVVVIIIIIIIVWSTSS, encoded by the exons aT GTCTACAGGTGGGTCTACAGGTGCGCCTGCAGGTTCAAGTGCTGCCTCTGGCAGCAATCGGAGACTGCAGCAGACACAAAACCAAGTGGATGAG GTGGTGGACATCATGCGTGTCAACGTGGACAAGGTGTTAGAAAGAGACCAGAAGCTTTCCGAGCTGGACGATCGGGTGGATGCACTGCAGGCCGGAGCTTCTCAGTTTGAAACAAGTGCTGCCAAGTTGAAGAGGAAATACTGGTGGAAGAATTGCAAG ATGTGGGCGATTGGGATCAGCGTGgtggtcatcatcatcatcatcatcatcg TGTGGAGTACTTCTTCATGA